The Chitinophagales bacterium genomic interval TCAAAGCGATGTTAAAGAAGAGAAAGCAGAAATTAAGCCTGCTGTAAAAACACAGTACGCCAAAACAAAACAGGCAGAAAAAAACACTTCAACTATTTATAAGAAAGATGTCCAAGCAGAAAAAGTGGCTAAATCTTCTGAAAAAATTGAAGTTAAAGAAAGAAAAGCTGCTGAAAGTGATGCTGTAATTAAAAAAGAAGCCACTATCAAAAATCCTAAAATCAAGGAAAGCGAAAAAGCCGTTGAGAAAAAAGCCGTAAAATCAAATACCGGTACGATTCAAAAAGATACTAAAAGCAATCCTGAGCAATAGGTGTAAAATTCTGTTTTACTGAAAATTAATAGAAGCCTCCACATTCGGGGGCTTTTTTATTTCATCTCCTGGCACAACTCTATTAAAACACCATTGCTGCTTTTTGGATGCAGGAAACAAATCAATTTATTGTCTGCACCCTTTTTTGGTGATTTGTTCAGCAAATGAAACCCTTCAGATTGAAGTCGCTTCATTTCAGCTTCAATATCTTCTACTTCAAATGCAATGTGGTGTATGCCTTCTCCTTTTTTGGAAATAAATTTTCCAATAGGACTGTCATCAGATTCGGCTTCTAAAAGCTCAATTTTTGAGTTTCCAACTTGAAAAAAAGAAGTGCTTACGCCTTCTGATTCAACACTTTCTTCCTTATATGCAGCTTTATCAAAAAGTTTTTCGAAAAGTTGATTGGAATTTTTTAAATCTTTTACAGCAATTCCAATATGTTCGATTTTAAGCATTTTTTTGTGTTTTGTTTAAGAACCAAAGCTGCAAAATAATTTTAGACGAAATAAACATGAATTTTTTTCTGAAATTTAATGCAGCTTATAGGTGAGCACAAAAGTACGAAATAGAAGCTTTATCAATATCAGGACTTAAATTATGCTCTTATAAAGTCTATTCCACTGAGGCATTATATTTTTTGTTGAGAACTTTTGGACATAAGATTTTCCAGCTTCAGCGTATTCAGTTCTTCGGGCTTTGTCATTGATCAGGTCAATAACAGCAGTTTCCCAAAGTACCGTTTCCAATGGAAGAAAAAGCCCCCCCGATTTTCCAGCTTCTTCCATAGAAGTTCCAAGCGTAGAAATAACAGGAGTACCACATGCCAGGGATTCTGCTACAGGCAATCCAAAGCCCTCATATTGCGAAGGGTATAAAAACAAATCAGCATTGTGATAATATTGTGGGAGTTCCCGATTAGAAATATTGTTTAAAATTTTTACACGGGATTCAATACCGAGCTTTGAAATTGCAGAAAGTATTTTTCTATTATACGCAGCACTTCCATTTCCAACTAAAAACAATTGATGTGGAATTTGCTTTGAGATTTTAGCGAAAACCTGAAGCAAAAAAAGCACATTTTTCCTTTCGCTAAATGAACCTACATAAAGCAAATAAGGATGGTCGGAAATAATTTTTTTTGAAGAATGGAAATCTTGATATGCACCAGAAAGTGACTGGTAGATCAGTTCAATTTTAGATTCAGGTGCCCAGCCCATTTCCAAAATATCGTTTTTGGTCACTTCGCTGATAGCTACAATTTTATCAGCATATTTACAGGCATAGCGCATTTTTGCTTTATAAATCTGTGCATCGGCAAAAGGATACCACTGTGGGAATTTTAAGGCAATTAAATCGTGAATTG includes:
- the mce gene encoding methylmalonyl-CoA epimerase is translated as MLKIEHIGIAVKDLKNSNQLFEKLFDKAAYKEESVESEGVSTSFFQVGNSKIELLEAESDDSPIGKFISKKGEGIHHIAFEVEDIEAEMKRLQSEGFHLLNKSPKKGADNKLICFLHPKSSNGVLIELCQEMK
- a CDS encoding glycosyltransferase family 1 protein — translated: MKIGIDAKRAFFNHTGLGQYSRTLIGDLEEEIPHMEYFLFSPKMPGGKIPFKSPVVFPKGNRLFWRSYGLKKEIREKQIDIYHGLSNEIPFVAHKKSPCKFVVTIHDLIALKFPQWYPFADAQIYKAKMRYACKYADKIVAISEVTKNDILEMGWAPESKIELIYQSLSGAYQDFHSSKKIISDHPYLLYVGSFSERKNVLFLLQVFAKISKQIPHQLFLVGNGSAAYNRKILSAISKLGIESRVKILNNISNRELPQYYHNADLFLYPSQYEGFGLPVAESLACGTPVISTLGTSMEEAGKSGGLFLPLETVLWETAVIDLINDKARRTEYAEAGKSYVQKFSTKNIMPQWNRLYKSII